The sequence TGTAACTCAAAAGGACATTCGTAGGAGGAGTATCTCCAAGGATTGGATCCATCAACTCCAACGACCTATTGCTTTTCCACAAATTCCAAGCCTGAAGAAAATTTAGtaccaaaattaaaagtaaGTGCAATTCATTATGCTCTTAGCATAGCATACGTCACAAATAAGAAGAATTGCAAACTGAGCATTAGAAATGATCTTGGGTAAAATACCGAGAAGTAGCTACATAAGTTTAGAGGAAACTTAATTTGACATTGGTATATAACTTTTAAATCAACATTACTGACTCAGAATGTAATCCTTTGAAAGGTCAAGAGATGGTATAATTCACACACATAGACACGGACTAAAATGGTCAAACGCAAACACATTTTCTAAGCTTTTGTTAACATAAAAGTAGAGGGTCCATTACTCACATATCCAATAAGATTGATAGAGTCACTCTCATAGAAACCAGTATTCTTTTTGCCACTCAAGATCTCTAACAACAATACTCCAAAACTAAAGACATCAGATTTGACTGAGAAGAGGCCTTCCATGGCATATTCCGGAGACATATAGCCACTGTATTTCATTGTTAAACAAACTAGTTAGTAGCTTCATTGTGAACACTTTGTATATATTACTAATATTTGCTATAGAGCATACATACTTATAGAGTATACTTACTAAGTCCCCACTATTCGATTGGTTGCTTGTGACCCATTCCCACAAAAAATTCTTGCCAATCCAAAATCTGATATTTTAGGATTCATGTCTTTATCTAGCAAGATGTTGCTGGCCTTCAAATCTCTATGAATGATTTGTAACCTGGAATACTGATGGAGGTAAAGAAGCCCTTGAACAATCCCTTCGATGATGTGAGTTCGGGTTGCCCAATCTTTTATCCCATGTCTAATTGGATCTGTCTCAATACCACATACAAATAGTTAGATAGAAGATAGGAAAGAATTGGCGGGCATTATGTGTATGATACCCTGGTTACAACCAGATTTTGAACTATGAACAAGCATAATGTAAGCAGATAACTCTGAAAGTAATTAAGATTGTGTAAAACTACATACCAAAAAGGAAATAATCTAAGCTTTTATTGGGCAAATATTCATAGATCAAAATCTTTTCATCTCTTTCAATGCAGCAGCCAAGCAGTTTCACAAGATTGTTGTGTTGGAGTTTGGCTATAAGCATTGCCTCATTTTTTAGCTCTTCCCATCCTTGTCCAGATTTTCTCGAAAGTCTTTTTACTGCTACTAATTGTCCATTCAGCAAGGATCCCtgaaaataattcttttaactTAGTTTTTGATTAAACCTTGGGAAGAATCCACATCAAACAATTATTATAGGTTGGATCCTAGTGTTGGAGGTATTAGGCTTACAATATAATTAGGCCTCGCCCATGTATACCTAATACCTCTAACACCTAGCATCAGTTTCATGCAAGTATTAGGACTTCAACATTTGTGTTAAAGGTTAGATTGTGGAATATTATATATTACTTCAGAATTTCTCTTCTAAGATAAATGTGGTTAGTTATTGAAACTTACTTTGTAAACAGGTCCAAAACCCCCCTCTCCAAGCTTATTTGAGGCACTGAAGTAATTAGTAGCAATAGATACACTAGAAAAACTAAAGAGTGGAAGCTCCATTTCGTTATTTCTACCTTTCCCAGTCCTCTTCTTATTGATTAGTCCTCGTTGTGTAGCTCTGTTGCTGAAATCAAATGATATCAAGTCCTCCCCTGCTTGATCAAGAAGATAGTCCCAATTAGTCCAACCTGTGTGGTCCTGTTTCTCAAATCAAATTGTTACAAGTCCTCCCTAACTTGATCATGAAGATGGTGGTCCTGTTTCTCAAATCAAATTATAACGAGTGCTCCCCTACTTGATCATTAAGATGGTTCCTCTATTCTAATCCTAAAATGATTCATAAAAGCCGTCATGGCTTAACTAATAACTGGGATCTGTCACATGGTTGCGGAGGAATATATGCATCTAATTTCAAAAGCTTTTAATAGTTTTGTTGACATTCTTAAAGCGTTCTTATGCAGGCAGCGGGAAGTCAATCttagttttatattatttttaattattttataagttttaggGGCAATTTGGATTGCAAGCTTTTTATAGAACTAAAGGGATTTTCTCATGAAAGCTCACGAGATGAAAAGATGGGGTTTCTCTCTAAAAGCATTGGGTTTGTTCCTCTCTAACCCCACTAAAAATCGTGCATAAGTGGGTGTTACATGTAGGGTTAGAATTCTATTCATAATAGGATTCAGATTTCGTTTCTACGATTCTTACTCAAGCGAGCATTAGGGTGGTCAATTAGCAGGCTTTAATGAGCTGCTTGAGCCCGCATGTATTTACTTGCTTGAGTGAGCCTCTTTAGTCAGCAATACTTTGAACAACCACAAGTACATTAATTTATCAAGAGATTTACCAACACTCATATTTGCTTGTTATGctttaaatttatcttttaGATTGGAATTAGACTCCATTGTATATGCGTCATTACGTtaatggtagtaagtttccttcCAATGTTTTACTTCTCATGCAATTAGTTAATTGTAGTCTTGAGTTTATTTTCTTCGCAACTATGAATACTTTGAAGTAGAATAGAGCATACTGACTTAGTCTTGAAAATGCTTGTTTTAAGTTCTTCACTTAGTCCTAGTTATCATATTGAAAATTACTTAGCCCCCGAGGATAGAATGTAACGTAGCCTCAAAGtgcaaaattttcatcaaataaaCACACTTGCTGCAAGTACTACAAGTGATTCAATTTTGCACAAAATCCTGGTCTAGTAACACAGTTTGAATTGCGTAATTCTTTCAAAAAACTGGTCTAGTGAAAGTgactctcccaaaaaaaaaaaaaaaaatttaaatggccATACATCACAGCTTTTCTTGTTCAACTAACACAGTTTGAATTGCGTGATTCTTTCAAAAAACTGGTCTAGTGAAAGTgactctcccaaaaaaaaaaaaaaaaaatttaaatggccATACATCACAGCTTTTCTTGTTCAACTATCTTATTAGCTACTCTATACATTCATAGAAGTTATATCAAAGAACCTTGGTAAAATGACTTGCGTAATATTACCTCTGAAGTTTGACCTTTTCCAAATGCAGTAAGGAATCATGAGCACCCCAAATACTATGGCAATGGCAACCACAACTATCACTACCACCTTCGTCTTTTGCTTGTTtttcacctctttttttttttaatttttaatttgcaatagaaaagaaaaaatattttagtaatgcAATAAAACAGatgggaaaaaatattttagcttTGATGGTACATCAAAATACGAATAAGAGAGCAATGAAGACTCTAGGCCCATACCTTGCTCTGAAGCAGACATTCGAATATATAAGTCCTGACCGTTAGCATTCCGCCTGTTAGCTTCCAGCTGTCTAATATCAGTTAGATCTCCAAACCAGATGGCGCAGCCACTTCCTCCATCTCTAATATCTGAGTTTGCATAAGCCGTACAGGAACAGTTGTTCAAACATTTGACTCTGCATTCTTCAAGATTCATACTTACGTTCAACCAAGAATAAGTGTTAGCTGGCATTTTGAGTCCAGCAAATTTAACAAACCTAGTTTTATCTTTATCCTGGCAGCTCAATTGCGTACTTCGTATACATCCCCTAGACCTCTCTTCCGCGTCCCCTGTTTCTAGCGACACTGGCTTGAATCCTTCTAAACATTGACAGATAGGTGACTCACTAATGATACAATTTCCATACGCACCACATAAATTATAAACGTCACACTTGTCTTTCGGCGAATTTAAGAACATGCTCCATCCTTCTTTTTCTCCAACCCACACGTAGGCCGTATACATTGATTGGTTCAAAACTGCTCTTATGATTACAGAATTATTAATCAATTCGTAAATGAAGTGTACCTCGTACTTGTTGGAGACAAACGTGTAGTTGTAAAGCGGGGTGCCCTGTAACTCATAAATACCAACGAAAGAATCGCCATTCCATAAGATGGACCGGAAGTACTTCTGGGAGCCTTTCATCATAACTAATTCAGGGAAATTATGGAGTTCAATCCCCCAACTCATTTCTCCAGGAGAGGGGTCATCTAGAGTCTTCCAATCAGTTAGACGCCTTTCCAGACCAGTCCTTAAGTCCCATCCAATCTTCATCCCTGGCAGCCAAGTATCAGAAGGATAGTCAAAGCTTTGCCACAAATAATTGTCTTCATTCTCTTCTCTTAATACTAGATTTCCTGAATCTAAAAGCTGTACTATTGGATTCCTGGCCTGTTTTGTTGAATTTGCAGACCAATAAACAGCCTTATTCGAGCTGAGAAGAACAGGACTACCTGCACTGTTTACCATAAACAGGCCAGACGAGTCTGGGATTGGGTCAAGCCGGTTTGCTACCCAAACAACTGTTTTAACCGGGATATTGTTGTACCAAATTCCCAAGTAACGGTTATTGGAATTACCTGGACTGAAGAACCCCAGGGCAAAGCGTCCATTTTTAGAGACCAAGGTTGTGCCCTCACTGTCACTGAGGGATTGGGATTGAGTAATGCTGTCAACAGCATCCGAGGATACAAAGGAGAAAACAAGCAAACTGGAACTCAAAAACACAGAAGCAAAGATGTCCATTGCTTTATTTCCTTAGAGCTCTTAGCCAACAAGTTAAAGTTAGACCCATTATAAGCATAGAAGGTCATGCATTGCCTCAACCAAGTGGTGGTCAAGCAAGGTCATGCATTGACTCAGTCAGTTAAAAAATGACGGGCTTGTTagaattaacattttattttattaaaatggttaaaaaaatgAGCGTTGTCACAGATTTAAATGGTAGccaaatttatttcattttgatgGGAGCTAGGCTAGTAGAAACTTCGATTCAGTGTGCAAATTGATCCAGGCCAATAGACAGAGTACATTAATTGTGGAAAAAATCTTATATCCATCCTAGCTTCTCTATGATGGAATTTGTTCTAAGGCTCTCCAGAATATATTCTCTATCTAGTTTATTTCCTTATTAGTGTAAAATACTCTTCGCGTATTCCCTCCTAATTTAATTACCACCGAATTTTCCACCtataatctatatttatataataaaagttgggcttagaagCAATGGTTACGCCAAGTGATTTTACcaaattgtagaatttttttttatagatttttcaataaattcattcatttaagattttagataaaaacaaaaaaatgttgatatttatcaactttttttgatacagtaacaataagtgttctaatgaacctttttttttttttttttgggataaacttTTATCCTACATCATCTATTTCCTAATAATAAggtaacaaatttaaaagtattatttttttcttctcaatttttttttttcttttggaataaataacaaaaaaattgctAATAATGATTTAACTTTAacgtaaactaaaaaaaaaaatctaataacattaactatttttttgggataaagtaaaaaaaaaaaactaatatctaATTAACATAAACTTCTTAATTACGTAAACTCCTTTTACTTTCTGTTCATATCAAGTTATCAACTTCTTCACAactttttactcaaaaaaaaaaacttcttcaCAACTTAAAATTATCTAATATAAAAGTGGGGATATATATACGGTTtggtatatttttcccttttcctaCCATACGATTTCTCGATGTATTCTTTTCTTCTCATACTTACCTTACCTATGAAACTTGCATGTATGTatttgccttcttctttttgttttttcataaaattcccttcttcttctttttatcaaATTCAAAATGTTTTGTGTGCGGGTTGCCTTTTGTTTaagttatttttgttaactttgatCTAATTTATATGCTTATTATGTTCTTCAGAATCAATTTGTATATCTTCCATGGAAACTAACATATTAATTTAGCAAAAATCTTATTCActttttgaaagatttgtttTCAATATGTGTAGATTCCATAGGCAGCAATGAGACCAAGATTTAAACATCCAAAACCATGATAAGGAACATTACTCCACAAAGAATGGAGACAGAAAATTGATCAAATATAAAAAGGGTGATGTAAAAAATAATGGATATTTAAGGTAATGTGAAATCTCCATGACTTCGTTGCCTTCCCCCCCCCACCCCGGGCTGTCAAAGTTAATTCAATTTTCATGTGAGTATCTTTACTTTAACTCCAAttccaaaaaatttcttaaatgtttagaaattaatattttttgtaattattgaattcagTGTTTATTTGTGtctatatatttgtgtgtgttattgtgaattttgctttcaatttttttttaaattttataaatttgggtagttttaatttgtaaattcaAGATGATTGCTTGGGgttaaagtaaaaatattagGTCAAATTTAATCATAATTAATGCAATAGTAGGGTGTTCGATgttgatattaattttaaactttgagATGCAAGCGCttcattataattaaatataaatgttATTATGCTAgtatgttataattattattatttgttgttccGCACCCTACTTCACCTCAATTGTTATTCGAATAAGTAAAAGTTATGTCTTAGTCTGACCAGGTATAGCATTTCTCTTCAATCATTAATTAGTGtttctcaataaaattattcatgttATAAGTTTATGACCAAAACTGAGCAAAGCTCAGCCCGTTTACTACTAAAagcttttagaaatttaaaacttgccataatctttaaaatatttttactaaatatgttgttaaatttaattatattatctgatgaggaatgaagtaCTCCAGAACGTCCACGGTCATCCACACTAGCAGCTGTCCAGAAGAAAGCATCAAGACCGGAGCTAACGCCATAGCCGTCCATGGACGAAGTTAAGGCCACATCTTCCGTCCTGAAGGCGACCACTCGTCCTGACTAGACTCGTCCACACGAGAACCCCTGGACGAGGACGTACACGGGAATTATTAAAGTACACTTTACCATTCTGCAATACACACATAACTTCCGATGAACGTTGTATGAAAAAATGCAACTGTCAGgtggttatgggagttatccaAGAACCTCGGACCTCCTGATATCCAGGAGAGGTTACAATCCCAATAACTgctcctaggacactatataaacacctgTTCAGACCAATGAAAGGTACGTTGAACTTTtcccaagaaattggaactccaaagaaatagagggaaaactgactttaccattggagggttcttggccggcgatcccggtcacctttgatcgttttcctttgtttttcaggccattagaGAGCGAGTGGTCATTTTGAATCCGgagcatccaacctactgattttccttgcactatcattatcaatatatattttttaaaatttatatataattctttttttaagcCGTGCATTGCACGGACATAATATTagtatatctaaaagttgaaatgtagcatttattgttgctacactCTAGTTTAGCCAATCAGTGTttacatcattattttttttttctttctaattttcctataattgtttttaacatttattttttctaatattcaaaaagtttatatattaaGTCATATTTAAGGtaaattagatatatatatacacacacacacacactttatATCTTATGCCTTACAATTAATTAAAGTGGAAAATTATAGCATTAATTTGATTTTCAGTTAACCAATTTTTCCTTGtgaatgttgaaattattgtaaattcTAAGATTAAGTGAagttataatagttttttttttttttggataaattaggTTTTTTGGCATGTCTTTTAAAtgttggttaaaaaaaatattcatctaGATatgaagaaattaataaaatggggaaaaaaaatcactaacaCATGTTACAATTGTGCcagtaaaaataagtttttcaaaattaaatttgataaaattaaatttaatgttaattatattacaaaaaagaTTAAGTGGTAACCATATTAccgacaaaaaaaattatcatagttttgtatttcaaaaagtaagaaaagagattgtaaatgaaaaaaagaagaagaaaaaactacaTCTAAAGTTAAATGAATAcgatttaaataatttttaaagataaaaaaggTCTCTCTTACAACTATAGCCAAGCCCTAAAATACTACTTTGGTTTTACTTTTGTTTCGGTCTTTCTCTTCCACTTCCAATGTCATTACAATGGCCTGACCCAACTTCAAACCTGTGATTGATATATTTGGGCCCGCGAGGGAAGGCCAAAATGGCCCAATACCACctttctacaaaatttttagccaaaaaacaCTGTTTCAGAAATAAATGGGGATCTACCACCTTTTCTAGTACTTGAGctcaccaaactcgagtaccagaTTTTCTAGTTCCACTGTGGCAATCCAGCATGGcattttggatttaaaaatgCCATTTTATACTCGAGTTTACCGGACTCGAGTACTGTATACTGTGGTACTCAAGTCCAGTAAACTCGGGTATCAATATGTGAATTTAAAAATTCCACTTGGTACTCGAGTTTCTTGGACTCAAGTACCATTTCCATCAATCTCGGCCCTTACCCATACTTACACTCTCTAAACACCCACCCACACTTAGCTTACTCCCTTTCTCAATCTCCCTCTCACTCTAACTCTCCCACATGCTCTCAATCTCCCTCTCAGTCTCGCTCGCGCTCTCGCTCTCGCTCTCATTCTCagtctccctctttctctcgcTCTCCCTCTCAGTCCTGGTCTCACTTTGTTCTCTTCCTCTTGCTCATggtctctactctctctctcggtCTACATCTTCACAAGGCATGTCTCTCAATATTTGTTTGAGCATTGGGTATCTATGGGTATTTGTGGGTATATGTGGGTATTTGTGGTGTAATTTttgaatgttttgttttttaatgaaCATTTTCATGTGTTATTAGAGCAATTAGTCATTGTAGGACATAGACACAACTACCAAACGGAAACAATTTATAAAAGTGTGTTTGGATTATAAGGAAATTTCTTTTACCactgcattttattttgtttttctcttgtATCATTTGGGTTTGCACTAACCACTTAGTGAAAGTTGTTTTGGTTTGGTATATGGCTGACTTTGTTGCTTGGAAATGCCTTTACataatgaaattatattattttgggtGGATTATTAcatttgggttttagattttttggaaatttttactGTTGCTTGGATCAGCAAACATCCATGATTCATTAGACTGTAGTACAAACTAGAAAGACCAAGCTATTTCATTAGGAAACATATGGTCGTGACTTTTGTGGGATAACAGTTCACAAAGCACACTCTGTGAAATTTGTTGCCCCGAACACTTTTGCTGAGCAAATGCATGCATTTTTACCCAAAAACAATGTATTTTCCCTGAAATTTGTCGATGTGGGAACGATGCActgtttttctcttttgagaCAAGTTTACATTGTCAAATCTATCATTGACAAGTttgcttttataaaaaaaaaaaacccacaatgttattttgaaaaaggttTTGCCAAATCTGAAAGGGCTATTTCCAATGTAGAATATGATTTAGATCTAGGATGACCTTAATGTAATAGCTgagcctaaatttttttaggggtTGATGTTGTTGAATAATGAGTAGGATGCTTGGACTACTTAACATTCTAAAGtgtaattcattttttcttatgaTATGAGTGAAGGCTGCAttagatatatattattgtcattttcattcaaatatgtttataattaaaaataaataaataagaagaagaagaagaaactttaTGCTTTTCATTTGACCTAATGGGACAATAGTCACTTAATGGGCCTTTAATCACCTTTAATTTATGCTAGATATGGACCCACATCGAGCGGGACCCTCTATACAGACTGTCTTGACGAGGCAGGATGTGCATCGTTCAAGTTTGCTTTGGAATACTCCATTGGAAAGCGAGGTATGCACTTGTCCAAAATCGTAGTCAATATAAGTTTGAGGCGTAATTATTACGTGCTTAGTGAATGCTATTATTAATACTAAGCTACTCTGATTGCAGGAAGTGTCAGGTCTACTAACTTGTCGTCACCGAGAGAAAGGTCTGTTGGAAGGTGAGTTAGATCCACAGATTGCCAGTTATATCAGAGATGCGGGGTTAGATGGGCTACTTCGGGTCCCACATATGGACCTTGACCATGCACTGATCACAACCTTAGTGGAGAGGTGGCGGCCAGAGATGCACTTATTCCACTTGCCATACGGTGAAATGACCATCACACTACAAGACATAACAGTCATAATGGGGGTACCTATACATGGCTTGCCGGTGGTGGGATTTACCCATATGAAGCGTTGGCATGACTTATGCATCGATTTGCTAGGTACCCCCCGTCCACCAAAAAGACCAGTCGGTACGAAAAAGAACACTGCAATGTTGGAAGGGCCAAGGATAAAAGCCAAATGGCTCGAGGAGCAGTTTATCAACCCTCTCCCTGTTGACACCACTGAGGTGCGTATGCAGCAGTGTGCTCGAGTTGACATACTCCAAATGTTGGGTAGTATGTTGTTTATGGACAAGTCTGGCGAACGGCTCTCAATCATGTATCtataatttttcaatccaatcaaCAACGGAAAGAATTATAATTAGGGTAGTGCAGCACTAAGTTGGCTATATAGACACCTCTGTAAGGCATCAGAGAAGACAACCAAGAAAATTGGCGGTGCACTACTATTAGTGCAATTGTGGGCATAGGCGAGGTTTCCACACATATGTCATGTGATAAGGCATCCACACCAGGCACTGCCCCCAGGTCCacttgctcatatatatttgtggaaattatttacttgaaattagtgatacaatagaaataaaaattttaacaattataaacaaattttcagtagttaaaaatacattaatacaagcaaaataaaacccaattaggataaggttacttacctcagCTAGCTCACCACAAAGAACTTCTCCCTAACACTttctctaaaatccttagatatcacctaACAATTTTAAAGCACCATTTGcataataatcaaataataagaataacTTGCAAGATATTTGACCAAAGGAGAAACTTCTAAATTATCCAATAATTTCTCACTATTGACTCTCCTACGGTTTCTCTATGGCTATATTCCACATTCTATCATTTGCATTgacttgtttaaaatttgtttcgcgcaaaaaaaaaaaaaaaaaaaaatccaaggcACTGTGAAATATAAGACTCTCCTCACATGATCATTTGAGCTGAAAAGTCAAAGCATATATATAggtattgaatgctctgtaaAGCTGAGTTCAAACTTTAACCAAAAAGTCTCTACCTCTTATCTCCATAAACTCTAAAGTCTAATAAGCTATTGGACTATTGGTGGTCTAACCTATAGTCCACTGTTTCTTATATTAAATGTTTACAAAAAGTAGTATGCGCCCAGAGCAATTCCATGACCAACAAAGCACCTGAATTAAGGATATTACAGAGAAGACatgtagtgaaaaaaaaaaaggatttatcGCCCAAATTCCAAACTTTTCCGTAtaaatttttggataatttCGCTACTATCCAAAAtaccaacataaaatatattctaattcCAAATAACGCTTAGTT comes from Castanea sativa cultivar Marrone di Chiusa Pesio chromosome 3, ASM4071231v1 and encodes:
- the LOC142627393 gene encoding G-type lectin S-receptor-like serine/threonine-protein kinase At4g27290 is translated as MDIFASVFLSSSLLVFSFVSSDAVDSITQSQSLSDSEGTTLVSKNGRFALGFFSPGNSNNRYLGIWYNNIPVKTVVWVANRLDPIPDSSGLFMVNSAGSPVLLSSNKAVYWSANSTKQARNPIVQLLDSGNLVLREENEDNYLWQSFDYPSDTWLPGMKIGWDLRTGLERRLTDWKTLDDPSPGEMSWGIELHNFPELVMMKGSQKYFRSILWNGDSFVGIYELQGTPLYNYTFVSNKYEVHFIYELINNSVIIRAVLNQSMYTAYVWVGEKEGWSMFLNSPKDKCDVYNLCGAYGNCIISESPICQCLEGFKPVSLETGDAEERSRGCIRSTQLSCQDKDKTRFVKFAGLKMPANTYSWLNVSMNLEECRVKCLNNCSCTAYANSDIRDGGSGCAIWFGDLTDIRQLEANRRNANGQDLYIRMSASEQEVKNKQKTKVVVIVVVAIAIVFGVLMIPYCIWKRSNFRGEDLISFDFSNRATQRGLINKKRTGKGRNNEMELPLFSFSSVSIATNYFSASNKLGEGGFGPVYKGSLLNGQLVAVKRLSRKSGQGWEELKNEAMLIAKLQHNNLVKLLGCCIERDEKILIYEYLPNKSLDYFLFDPIRHGIKDWATRTHIIEGIVQGLLYLHQYSRLQIIHRDLKASNILLDKDMNPKISDFGLARIFCGNGSQATNRIVGTYGYMSPEYAMEGLFSVKSDVFSFGVLLLEILSGKKNTGFYESDSINLIGYAWNLWKSNRSLELMDPILGDTPPTNVLLSYINIALLCLQENAVDRPTISDVISMFNKDSALLPSPKKPAFSFGRGMEDLGSSKRKPEICSLNDMTVSILEAR
- the LOC142627820 gene encoding serine/threonine-protein phosphatase 7 long form homolog codes for the protein MDPHRAGPSIQTVLTRQDVHRSSLLWNTPLESEEVSGLLTCRHREKGLLEGELDPQIASYIRDAGLDGLLRVPHMDLDHALITTLVERWRPEMHLFHLPYGEMTITLQDITVIMGVPIHGLPVVGFTHMKRWHDLCIDLLGTPRPPKRPVGTKKNTAMLEGPRIKAKWLEEQFINPLPVDTTEVEMMTCEMMVTSSLGSLSTSVEASQKEEAASEDRKRKSMEADDTDD